The following are encoded together in the Bos indicus isolate NIAB-ARS_2022 breed Sahiwal x Tharparkar chromosome 29, NIAB-ARS_B.indTharparkar_mat_pri_1.0, whole genome shotgun sequence genome:
- the CCDC87 gene encoding coiled-coil domain-containing protein 87 has product MEPYKLDPEFQRIYHRLLRPLSLFPRRTTRTASQEHLSQEVPMLLPLPVPRLTAELVCRQVAERLTKSGLEARAPHKVRLRFTEVILDELKCGWQEPPTELGMSHLNNQRLRKRLLIYVLLSCEQLFVRYLHLQKLMSTSAVVFTESATLTRLAASLARDCTVFLTGPDVYRSLLSDFLALLKEEQARVSAPRLRAAGLGAYRLFQVPWHHITGVTQVPHFNLSLNYLIQLSRPRDLVSEPEKDPMKELKSIPQLKKKKPLRWLSSMQKRRESTFTSQIASLPGTSVAPRSRAPPTSHLPLYSQLQRGQSMPSLREGWRLADELGLPPLSPRPLTPLVLVAESKPELARDTVAEDLKQMMKHMQLGWSQYSPLDSGLPPLLGALTYRPATTHHLEELQRKLNSLEEQEASEHRGLRSPKPPPLEPQPVTVTLKLKNQMVQIAAVQVSGRNFLDSFHIEPAGVLYNHLAGELEPKLIEQMDIDRTFGSSIREVYKELMSRVSNNHFTFDQGPLVEPAANKDWSAFLSSAFLRQEKQHRIINTKLAELYPQKSSTLQSNADKISSFTSLQASKSWDRWSNRARWLNWWKSTLSVGDYFKYLTTQETDFLHVIFQMYEEEGPVETVAPIKESIKIQHPPPLLEDDEPDFVPGEWDWDTVLEHRLETKSSLLEDSHKILSLQKRLEQVWSMLDVPEKDRLDMAIKYSSNARLRQLPALVSAWERALQPIQLREILLGRLEWFERQASDPNRFFQKTDVGLSRFLEESQIRGRLQRKLSMVEAPLVPLLEEIELVFGEPVTFKGRRYLDKMKHDKVEMLYWLQQQRRVRHLTRAKRASHQSVLSRKLSSQPLVAPGNTPITL; this is encoded by the coding sequence ATGGAGCCGTATAAGCTGGACCCCGAATTCCAGCGGATTTACCACCGGTTGCTGCGTCCGTTGTCGCTCTTCCCCCGCAGGACGACACGCACAGCGTCTCAGGAGCACCTCTCGCAGGAGGTCCCGATGCTACTGCCTTTACCGGTTCCACGGCTGACGGCGGAGTTGGTCTGCCGCCAGGTAGCCGAGCGGCTGACCAAAAGCGGCCTGGAGGCGCGGGCGCCTCACAAGGTACGGCTCCGTTTCACCGAGGTCATCCTGGACGAGCTAAAGTGCGGCTGGCAGGAGCCCCCCACCGAACTTGGCATGAGTCACCTGAACAATCAGAGGCTACGAAAGCGGCTCCTGATCTACGTGCTGCTCAGCTGCGAGCAGCTCTTCGTACGCTACCTGCACCTCCAGAAGCTCATGTCGACCTCCGCAGTTGTCTTCACTGAATCAGCCACGCTTACCCGCTTGGCCGCCAGCCTCGCCAGGGACTGCACAGTTTTCCTCACCGGCCCCGACGTCTACCGGAGCCTGCTCTCTGACTTCCTTGCCCTGCTCAAAGAAGAGCAGGCCCGAGTCTCCGCGCCCAGACTGCGCGCCGCTGGCCTTGGGGCTTACAGGCTCTTCCAGGTCCCATGGCATCACATCACTGGCGTCACCCAAGTGCCACATTTCAACCTCAGCCTGAACTACCTCATCCAACTCAGCCGCCCGCGAGACCTTGTCAGTGAGCCTGAAAAGGATCCAATGAAGGAATTGAAGTCCATTCCCCAGCTGAAGAAGAAGAAGCCTCTGCGCTGGCTGTCCTCCATgcaaaagaggagagaaagcacCTTCACTTCACAGATTGCATCACTGCCTGGGACCTCTGTGGCTCCCCGCAGCCGGGCTCCCCCCACCTCGCACTTGCCCCTCTACTCCCAGCTCCAGAGGGGCCAGTCCATGCCCTCTCTGCGTGAGGGTTGGAGGCTAGCAGATGAGCTGGGCCTTCCTCCACTCAGTCCTCGCCCCTTAACCCCACTGGTCCTGGTGGCAGAGAGCAAACCAGAGCTGGCAAGGGACACGGTGGCTGAGGACCTGAAGCAGATGATGAAGCATATGCAGCTGGGGTGGTCTCAGTACTCACCGCTGGACTCAGGGCTGCCCCCACTCCTGGGGGCTCTGACCTACCGCCCAGCTACTACCCATCACCTAGAAGAGCTGCAGAGAAAGCTGAACAGCCTCGAGGAGCAAGAGGCCTCGGAACATCGGGGCCTCCGATCCCCTAAACCCCCTCCACTTGAACCACAGCCAGTGACTGTTACTTTGAAGCTAAAAAATCAGATGGTCCAGATAGCTGCTGTACAGGTCTCAGGAAGAAATTTTTTGGATTCCTTCCACATTGAGCCGGCCGGTGTGCTATACAACCACCTGGCTGGTGAACTGGAACCCAAACTTATCGAGCAAATGGATATAGATCGCACTTTTGGCAGTAGCATCAGGGAAGTCTACAAGGAGCTGATGAGCCGTGTCTCTAACAACCACTTCACTTTTGACCAGGGGCCCCTGGTTGAGCCTGCAGCCAATAAAGACTGGTCAGCCTTCCTGTCCTCAGCCTTCCTACGTCAAGAAAAACAGCATCGTATCATCAACACCAAGCTGGCTGAACTTTATCCCCAAAAATCAAGCACTTTACAGTCCAATGCAGATAAGATATCCTCCTTCACATCACTCCAAGCAAGTAAAAGCTGGGACAGGTGGTCAAACAGGGCCAGATGGCTGAACTGGTGGAAAAGCACTTTGTCTGTGGGTGACTACTTTAAGTACCTCACCACCCAGGAGACAGATTTCCTCCATGTCATCTTCCAAATGTATGAAGAGGAGGGTCCTGTGGAGACCGTGGCCCCTATCAAAGAGTCCATAAAGATCCAACACCCACCCCCCTTGCTAGAAGATGACGAACCAGATTTTGTGCCAGGAGAGTGGGATTGGGACACGGTGCTGGAACACAGGCTAGAAACTAAGAGCAGCCTCCTGGAAGATTCTCACAAAATCCTGAGCCTGCAGAAGCGTCTGGAGCAGGTTTGGTCCATGCTTGACGTTCCAGAGAAGGACCGGCTGGACATGGCCATCAAATACAGCTCCAACGCCCGCCTGAGGCAGCTGCCGGCACTGGTGAGTGCCTGGGAGCGGGCCTTGCAGCCCATCCAGCTGCGGGAGATACTGCTGGGGAGACTGGAGTGGTTTGAGCGGCAAGCCTCTGACCCTAACCGCTTCTTCCAAAAGACTGATGTGGGCCTGAGTCGCTTCCTGGAGGAGAGTCAGATCCGCGGCCGTCTCCAAAGGAAGCTCAGTATGGTGGAGGCTCCTTTGGTTCCCCTCCTGGAGGAGATCGAGTTAGTCTTTGGTGAGCCGGTGACCTTCAAGGGGCGGCGCTACCTGGACAAGATGAAGCACGACAAAGTGGAGATGCTCTACTGGCTGCAGCAGCAGCGGCGGGTCCGCCACCTAACCCGGGCCAAAAGGGCCTCCCATCAGTCAGTCCTGTCCAGGAAGCTCAGCAGCCAGCCTTTAGTAGCCCCAGGGAATACTCCCATTACTCTTTGA